AGCCCAGTTCCTCTGGATAAGTTAATCGATAATAAGTTACGTCAGGCTCATCTACTTACTCCAGATGATTTTGTGGGCGCAATAGGTAAAAATACCATGGTGATAGACATTAGGGAGCACTTTCAACGGGATGTGATTATATTGACTAAAATCACTCGGGTTGCGTCATCTGACAAAATACTCGGCTTAGTTAAGAAAGCAAAAAAGGATGGTTTGACCTTACTCATCTACGACGCGGTAGGTAAACAAACCCGCTGGTTACAATACCTGTTAGAGAAAGAGGGGCTACTGGAATATTACTTTATGGAGGGAGGCTTGCAGGGCTATCTTAAGGCTGATTTACCCCCTTCAGAATATGACTGAGCTTAGATCGAATTAGACTGATTCTCAATTTGAAAGTAAGTCTTAACTGAACAGTTCATCGAGTCGATACAGAATATGACTGAACTTAGATCAAATTAGACTGATTCTCAATTTGAAAGTAAGCCTTAACTGAACAGTTCATCGAGTCGATACAGAATATGACTGAGCTTAGATCGAATTAGACTGATTCTCAATTTGAAAGTAAGCCTTAACTGAACAGTTCATCGAGTCGATAGTATTGAAGCTTACTTGCTCCCGAGGTGTCTTCCTGACTCGCGATGTCACACATCTTAGCGGCAACTTGTTTCCCTGTGATTGGGCGGTATTTTTTCAGTCCAGGCAGTCGGCAGATAAGGGGAAGCAATTTGCTGCCTAGCTTCTCACCCAGTCTAACGTCTGTACGCTCACCCAATAACAACGAAGGCTGGATGATGCTGAGTCGCTGAAAGCCTAGCTCAATGACCTTAGTCTCTAATTCGCCTTTCATGCTTAAATAGGCGCTGTGACTGTTAGGGTTAGCACCACTAGAAGATACCAGCAAATAATGACCAACTCTGTTGATGTGGGATAATTTGGCGGCTAAATATTGATAGTCGACATCTACCTGTCTTTGGCGTTCGATTGAGCCTGCCTGCTTCAATGTGGTGCCCAAGCAGGAGAAGATAATGTCGGCGTTGAAGACAGATGAGTACTCTTCTAGTCGGTCAAATTCCACCACACAATTGGTGATTTTATTCGAGTCGTACTCTATGGGGCGCCGAGTTATCGCAACTAGCTTATCTATATAGGCTGATTGACTTAGCTGCTCGACAAGCTCACGGCCTACGACTCCGGTTGCGCCCAATACTAGTGCGGTTTGTCCCATAATCAATTCAGCCTGTTACTTTCAGTGTTATTTATCATACGCTCATTCTCAGCTGCTGAGAATTGAGACCTAAGAGGCCTATACTCCTGTTTTTGCGCG
This portion of the Shewanella violacea DSS12 genome encodes:
- a CDS encoding NAD(P)H-binding protein — protein: MGQTALVLGATGVVGRELVEQLSQSAYIDKLVAITRRPIEYDSNKITNCVVEFDRLEEYSSVFNADIIFSCLGTTLKQAGSIERQRQVDVDYQYLAAKLSHINRVGHYLLVSSSGANPNSHSAYLSMKGELETKVIELGFQRLSIIQPSLLLGERTDVRLGEKLGSKLLPLICRLPGLKKYRPITGKQVAAKMCDIASQEDTSGASKLQYYRLDELFS